Genomic segment of Paenalkalicoccus suaedae:
GGCAGCTATTTGCATGATCTGCTCTTGATAAATCATAACCCCGTAAGTTGGCTTTAAAATGTCCGTTAAATCAGTATGTGGATATTGAACTGCCTCTTTCCCATGCTTTCGATTAATATAGACAGGGATTTGTTCCATCGGACCTGGACGATAAAGAGCATTTACTGCCACAATATCTTCAAAAGAAGTAGGTTTAAGACGACGTAATACACTCCTCATCCCTTGAGATTCAAGCTGAAATATACCAGATGTATCACCATCACCTAATACCTTAAAGGTCGCTTCATCTGACGACGGAAGGTTTTCTATGTCTATCGCATTCCCCTGCTCGCGAGATAAATAAAGCACGCGTTGCATAAAGCTTAAATTGCGCAATCCTAAAAAGTCCATTTTAAGTAGACCGATTTTTTCTAAAACACCCATGGGGTACTGCGTGATGTATAGTCCATCGTTACCTGATTGGAGTGGTACTAAAGAATCGAGCCGCTCTTTACTCATCACGATTCCGGCCGCATGGACAGAAGTATGTCTCGGCAGTCCCTCAATCGTCTCCGCGATCCGATAGAGACGCGCAAGCTCCTCATCTCCATCGACAAGCTCTTTAAATCGCTTCACTTCCATCGCATCCTTGAGCTTGGTCTGAGGCTTTGATGGAACAAGCTTCGCAAGCTGATCAATCTTCCGTGGGTCAATTTGGAGTGTTCGCGCACTATCTCGAAGGGCCGCTTTAGCCGCCAACGTTCCAAACGTGACGATTTGCGCGACTCGCTCCTTTCCATACTTATTCGCAACGTATTGGATAACGAGATCCCGATCTATGTCAGAAAAGTCGATATCAATATCCGGCATGGAGACACGCTCTGGATTTAAAAACCGCTCAAATAATAGCCCGTATTTAATCGGGTCCACATTCGTTATTTCCAACACGTAGGCAACGAGGGAACCTGCAGCCGATCCTCGACCAGGTCCTGTAGGAATCCCTTCTCGGTGAGCAAATTGCATGAAGTCTGCGACGATCAAAAAATAATCTTCAAACCCCATGTTGCCTATAACGGATAGTTCATGCTGAAGTCGCTTTTGAATGTCCTCTGTTATGGCTTTCCCATAGCGTTTATGAAGCCCTCTGTCACACCACTCTGCTAATTCTCGTTTACTATCTGCGACATCAAAAGACGGAAGGTGTAATTCATTCATTGGTGGCTCAAACGAGCACATATCCGCTATTTCACGAGTGGCTCGAATCGCTTCTGGCAAAGAGGAAAAGTGCTCTACCATTTCTTCTGGACTCGTTAAATAATTTTCTTCTGCGGTAACTGTAGGCAGTTCTTCAATCGAACACCCTAGCTTAATCGCATGAAGTGTTTTTGTTGCTTCCATATCCTCAGGATATAAAAACTGCACATGATTAGATGCAACTGTTCGAATTGTGTTTGCTTTTGCAAAAGCGCTCACATCTAAGAGCTTTTGACGTGCCTCTCTCGTACGAATAGGCTGAAGCTCCACATATACGTTTTCCGTCATGGCTTTAAGTTGTTTATATATAGCAAGGGCGTCTTGTCCTGACATTACAGCAGCTTGAATGGGTCCTTCGATAAATGGCGAAATAATAACGAAATTAGAAGCGAATTCTGCAAGTTCTTCATACGTAATAAATCGCTCGCGCTCCTCTTTTGTATTACATATCGTGACAAGCTTTACTAGGCCTTCATAGCCAGACTGATTTTTAGCGAGTAAAAGAAGCCTGGTACTCGCTGACTCCACGCTTATTTCCACGCCGATAATAGGCTTTATCTCATATTTTTGACATGCTTCAAAAAACGGGATCGCCCCGTACATCGCATCAATATCTGTTAATGCTAACGTGTCATAATGAAGTTCTTTTGCACGTCTCACTAAACCATCAATTCTAGCCGCACTTTGAAGTAAGCTATATTCACTATGTACATGCAAATGTACGAAACTCATTGAAATCCCTCCTTTCTTTTTAGTTTACCATGGCAACAAACAAAATACGAACGTAAGTTCTATAAATATTCTCATATAATTCAATCTCTCTGCATAGCTATAAAAAGGAGCCGAGCTAAGGAGGAGATAAAAGTGGACAAAGACTTTTTAGCAACTTTAATTATTGATTTTTTTGTCGCGTTCGGTGTTATTGTCGGTGGATCATTTCTAGGAGGAATCGGTGCCTATTTAATCGGGAAGCCTCCTTTAACTATTATGAACGATTTAGCAACGACTTTAAAGATTTGGGCTCTTGTAGCTGCAATTGGAGGTACCTTCGACGCTATTTCTACCATTGAACGAGGCATTTTTGAAGGCACGCATGCTGATATCGTGAAGACAAGCATTATTATTGTTGCTGCCTTATTTGGCGCACACTCTGGATCTGTGTTTATTCAGTGGCTAACGCAGGAAGGCTTGCGATGAGAGTCCCGGAAACTCCCACTCCCGCAGTAAAACGATTTTTAGTTGGGGTCGTATTAGGTATGTTAATTGGCTGGCTATTTTTTATTTATCAATATGGGGACGTGCACGAATCTCTACTACTCGACATTCAAACGCTCGAATCTGAACTCGCCAAACAAACGCGTACAATTGATATTTTACGGGAGGATCAGGTGAAGCAAAACGAAGAAAATGAACGTCGCTTAACCGTACAAGAGGTCCGCATCATTATTGCTAATGAGCGCACCTCTAAGTTAAGTGAATGGACTTTATATGAGTTAAAAGATTTGATTGAGCAGGAAGTGGAAGATGTACGAAATAAAGATATCGCCCACGTTGCCGAATCACGGTTTTTCCTTCAACGAATGCTCGAAAATAAAACATTTACGGTAAACCAACAAGAATACCAAGTATCCCTCATTCAGCTATTTTTATACACAACGCTCGAAGTTCACGTGGAGGTTCACGAAGCATCCTCACAAAGCTGATTGAGCTTTTTAATTAACTCATCAGCTTCTTCCCAAGTCGCAACGCTCGCACCCGACGCCATCGGGTGCCCTCCTCCGTTATACTGCTCAGCAAGTGTGTTAATAATGGGCTCCTTAGAGCGAAGTCGAACGCGAATAATATCCTCTTCTTCTACAAAAAATACCCACGCCTTTAAACCTTCTAGTGTAGAGAAGCAATTCACGATAGCCGAGGAATCCTTAGACGTCACTTGATAGTTTTCCAATACGCTTTTCGTTAACTTAATAGCTGCAGCCCCAGACGGCATCACGTCCACGTTTGATAGGACAAACCCTTCAAGCTTCATGACGTTACGCTTTTTTTCATATAGCTTCTCGTGGATCTCATCCCGAGAAAAGGACGCATTAATTAAAAAGCTCGCATACCTAAACGTTTTTTCTGTCGTATTAGAGAATTTAAAGCGACCTGTATCAGCAACGATCCCTGCGTATAAAAGGCGCGCTAAATCGTTCTCAGGAGTATCGTTCGACAGCTCCAAGTACAACTCCGTAATCATCTCACACGTCGAAGATGCGTCAGTCGAAACCCACTGAATATCCCCGTACCGATCCACTTCTGGATGATGATCAATTTTAATCAGCTTAGACGCCTTTTGATAGCGCTCATCATCAATTCGCTCCGTGTTCGCGGTATCACATGCAATAACAAGTGACTGCTCGAACGTCTCCTCGCTAATTTCATCCATTTCACTCAAGAATGAGAGCGACGGCTCCGTTTCGCCCCCTAGATATACCTTTTTATCGGGGAAAAAGGTGAGAATAAGCTCCTTTAATCCTGCCTGAGAGCCGATAGCATCCGGATCAGGACGAACATGGCGTAAAATGATGATAGAATCCCATTGTTTAATTTCTTCAATAATTCGCTTTTTTACATCCGTCATTTGACATACTCCTATCTGATGTTGCGACTTCGCCTTTGCTTCGCTAGAATAGATAGTGAAGCTAGATTTTGATAAAGGGGTCACATACATGCTGATTTTTATAATAGCTATCGTTAGTTCGTTAATTTTGTTTGTCTATTTCAAGGTCCAACAGGCACGCGTCCAAGGTCCAATGGAGAAGAAGTTTTATGCTGCTAAAGGTAGCATGTGCTTCGGGCTGTTCATGCTTGCGTTTGGTATGAATAGCTATATGGGGTTAGGTACGCAAGTTGCCTTGTTTGTAGCAATTGTATTTATTTTAATGGGTGGCGCCAACATTTTCTTTGGTTGGCAGCGCCATAAAGAAGTAAAGCCGTATGCGTTAAAAGAACGCGAAGCATAATGGAATCTAGGAAGGCTGGGACAAGAGCGGAGCGATCCATTTGTCTCAGCCTTTTTGCGTGGATTTACGTTTGTTTTATTGGTTTGGGCTTTAGTTATCCTGTTTTAATTTTTGATTATCCGGTGGTGTGCCGCGATTATCCGAAAATGTGCGCTCATTATCCACTTTTACCCTTTGATTATCCGGAAATGGCCTCCCATTATCCGCGTTCACCCTTCGATTATCCGAAAATGTGCTCCCATTATCCGAATCTTCCCCTAACCGATCCGTTTCTTATCGATCAATTAACTGCGCCATCAGCATCGCTTTCCCAACCATTTGATCTTCATGATAAATTTCTACATCTACTTTACCAAACTTCCGTCCAACCTCTAATACGTTAGGATGGATGTGTATAGACGCATCTATTTGCACGGGCTTGATAAAAAAGATGGTCATGTTTTCGACGACTAAGTCACCCTTTTTAAAACGACGGAGCGCTCTACTTGCCGCTTCAGACATAATGGTTGTCATCACTCCATAAGAGATGGTACCAAGGTGACTCGTCATTTGAGGCGTAACGTCAAGCTTAAATCGAGTTTCTTTTGTAGTAGAAACATCCTCTAAATGCCTTGTTACTAAATCCTCGATCGTGTCTCCAACATGTGGCTGGCGTTGCACCATTTGAAGCGCTTTTAAAACATCCTGACGGCTAATGATACCTATTAGCTTTTTAGACGTACCAATTACCGGTAAGAGCTCAATACCCTCCCACACCATCATATGAGCGGCTGATGCAACAGACGTCTTCTCCGTTGCTACGATCGGCTGCTTTGTCATCACTTTTTCGATCTCTAGGTGAAGCGCCGATCCTATAATATCCTTCGATGTCACGATTCCTTGAATACGTCCCGCTTCATCAATGACCGGATAGCGACTGTGCCCTGTTGCTTTATTTAACTCGTGATACGTGCTTACGTGTTGGTCTGTCGTTAAATAGCTTGTTTGCGTGATCGGAATTAAGATGTCTTCAACAGAGAGAATCTCTTTTTTTATTAACTGATCATAAATAGCTCGGTTAATCATCGTAGCAACGGTAAATGTATCATAAGATGTGGATATAATAGGGAGTTGAAGCTCGTCTGCTAACTTTTTGACTTCTTCAGATGTATCGAATCCTCCTGTAACAAGGACAGCAGATCCCGCTTTTAACGCTAACTCGTGAACGGTGTCTCGATTCCCAACAATCAAGAGGTTGTTGGCTTCCACGTATCTCATCATGGCGTCAGCCTTCATGGCACCAATTACAAATTTATTTAACGTCTTATAAAGTCCGTTACGCCCTCCAAGTACTGTGCCCTCCACAATATTGACAACTTCCGCAAATGTAAGACGTTCAATGTTTTCTTTTATTTTTTTTTCGATTCGAATCGTTCCAACTCGCTCAATCGTGCTCACTAGTCCTTGATTCTCAGCATCTTTAATAGCTCGATACGCCGTACCTTCACTCACTTGAAGTATTTTTGCAATATGACGAACGGATATTTTATTCCCTACTTCTAAGGTTCGGATATGCTGTAATATTTGTTCATGCTTTGTCATTGTAAGGCGCACTCCCTTGTTTGAAAACTGTTTATACTCCTGATAATTTCTGTACTACTACAAGTATAGACGTAGAAGGAAGGTTCTTCAAGTCAGTTATTCAGTAAAACTAGTACTAAATACATGTTATTTGAGATTTTTACAGGTTTTTCTTAAAAATTTGATATAGTAAGTATAATAATGGGTATTAGTAGAATGGAAGACGTTTACATATAGAAAGGGGATGAGGATAATGAAGGCATCCATCCTGATTATTATTATAGGAATACTAGCAGGCTGTTCGGAGTCAAGCACATCCATTAACACTCCCTCTCAGGTTGAACCAGAGACAGTTGAGCTCATCTTAGACAACGATCAGCAAGTACTCGATGAAATAGATTATCAAATCTTTACGGACGAAGCAGTAGAAGTGTTTAATAGTATGATCCCATATCAATCAGAGCAATCTGATCAGATTCGAAAATGGTTTATCAGGTACTACATCCAAATGAAAGAAGCAGGAGAGGTATGGTCTCCTGATGAGATGATGACGCTAGCTCAAGAACGAACGATGTATGAACATGAGTGGAAGCAATTAGCGAAAACAAACTATGAGATTGAATTAACAGAAGACTCTATTGAGCAACAGGCGTCTTATGCATATGATCTTTATCAAGATAGTCCGCCGGCTTCAGCTGTCGGAATGGCAAACTCACTTCAGCTATCATTAGAAGATTTTTTTAAAGAGTTTGATCGCGACCATGCTGAACGGACAGTCATTTGGAAAGAACTTTACCCTATTTTACAAGCCAAGTATAGAGAAGAGGATGGCGTAGATTTAGATACAGTAGCAATCGCTCAACGCTACTCTGAAGAGGTCTTAGAATCTTTATCTACCCGTGCAACAAACTCATAAAAAGCTAGTGCCTGAAATGAAGGCACTAGCTTTTTATTGTTACAAATCGATTGAATCTCCAGCTTTTAGTACAATTCCTTCACTGGTTGATAGCTGATTAATAAAGTCAGCTGGATTTTGTTCGATCTGCGGAAACGTATTGTAGTGAATTGGTACAACTTTTTTGGCCTTTACCCATTCAGCAGCAAGCGCTGCATCTCTTGGTCCCATCGTAAAATTGTCTCCTATAGGAAGAAATGCAAGATCTACCTCGTATTGCTCGCCAATCAATTTTAAGTCGGAGAACAACCCAGTATCTCCTGCATGGTAAATGGTTTTACCTTCCGCGGTGAATAAAATTCCTGCTGGCATTCCAGTATAGACAATTTTTTGATTATCTTCTTCCGTGTAGGAAGATCCGTGAAAGGCTTGCGTTAGTTGCACACGACCGAATCCAAAGTCATAGCCTCCACCAATCGCCAAAGGATGTGCATTAACTCCTTGCCAACCTAAGTAAGTAGCAAGCTCAAATGGAGCAACAACTAACGCATCGTTGCGCTTTGCCATCTCGACAGTATCACCAACGTGATCGTTGTGGCCATGTGTTAAAAGAATGACATCTGCCTTTGTATCATCTGCATGTAAGTCCGTTTCACCGTTACCTGTTATGAAAGGATCAATATAAATATTTGTTCCGTTTGTTTCGATTTTTACGACAGAATGACCATGATACGATACTTTCATGAATAACCCTCTCCTTCAAAATATGGTACGTGCTCACCTAGTCCTTTACCCGAATCGTCTTAAAATAAGCACAATATGTGTTAAGATGTGACTATATACATATGGAGAGGATGGTCCTTGTGACGACACTAAATAAGCTACAACACGTTTTACAGTCAACAAATACAGATGCTGTACTTCTTCAATCACAGTCAAATGTTTTTTACGCCACAGGTTTTAATGCAAACCCTCACGAACGCTTAATCGGAGTTTTTATTTTTAAAGACCATGAGCCAATTCTGATCTGCCCCTCTATGGAGGTCAATCAAATTAGCGACGTATTTAAAGGTGAGATTATTGGTTACAAAGATACACAAAATCCATGGGATTTGTTAAAAGAACGACTTCAAGATGTTCAGCTTTCGAGCATTGCTCTTGAAGGCGGGATTAGCTGGAGTAGATACCGATCACTCTCTGCCCTTTATCCTGATGCTTCCTATACCGAATTTGATGCGACACTTCAGCAGCTTCGTCAAGTAAAATCGGATGAAGAGATCACTATTATGCGTGAAGCTTGTAAGCTAGCTGATTTAGGTGTACAAATTGGAATTGATGCTCTTCGCACAGGCGTGACAGAAAC
This window contains:
- a CDS encoding metal-dependent hydrolase, translating into MKVSYHGHSVVKIETNGTNIYIDPFITGNGETDLHADDTKADVILLTHGHNDHVGDTVEMAKRNDALVVAPFELATYLGWQGVNAHPLAIGGGYDFGFGRVQLTQAFHGSSYTEEDNQKIVYTGMPAGILFTAEGKTIYHAGDTGLFSDLKLIGEQYEVDLAFLPIGDNFTMGPRDAALAAEWVKAKKVVPIHYNTFPQIEQNPADFINQLSTSEGIVLKAGDSIDL
- a CDS encoding YtpI family protein → MLIFIIAIVSSLILFVYFKVQQARVQGPMEKKFYAAKGSMCFGLFMLAFGMNSYMGLGTQVALFVAIVFILMGGANIFFGWQRHKEVKPYALKEREA
- the dnaE gene encoding DNA polymerase III subunit alpha; this translates as MSFVHLHVHSEYSLLQSAARIDGLVRRAKELHYDTLALTDIDAMYGAIPFFEACQKYEIKPIIGVEISVESASTRLLLLAKNQSGYEGLVKLVTICNTKEERERFITYEELAEFASNFVIISPFIEGPIQAAVMSGQDALAIYKQLKAMTENVYVELQPIRTREARQKLLDVSAFAKANTIRTVASNHVQFLYPEDMEATKTLHAIKLGCSIEELPTVTAEENYLTSPEEMVEHFSSLPEAIRATREIADMCSFEPPMNELHLPSFDVADSKRELAEWCDRGLHKRYGKAITEDIQKRLQHELSVIGNMGFEDYFLIVADFMQFAHREGIPTGPGRGSAAGSLVAYVLEITNVDPIKYGLLFERFLNPERVSMPDIDIDFSDIDRDLVIQYVANKYGKERVAQIVTFGTLAAKAALRDSARTLQIDPRKIDQLAKLVPSKPQTKLKDAMEVKRFKELVDGDEELARLYRIAETIEGLPRHTSVHAAGIVMSKERLDSLVPLQSGNDGLYITQYPMGVLEKIGLLKMDFLGLRNLSFMQRVLYLSREQGNAIDIENLPSSDEATFKVLGDGDTSGIFQLESQGMRSVLRRLKPTSFEDIVAVNALYRPGPMEQIPVYINRKHGKEAVQYPHTDLTDILKPTYGVMIYQEQIMQIAAKMAGYRLGEADLLRRAVSKKKREDLEQGREQFVNGARRLDYSEQDALTVYDLIVRFADYGFNRSHAVAYSMISYQLAYLKAHVPHAFMSGLMDTSLHHHEKLADYVNETKKMGIAVLAPSVTESHVRCTLEGDAIRLGLGMIKHIGYRAMQQIVDARREKRFADFFDFVDRLQHVLNRRALEVLIVSGSLDDIHPNRNELLASLDEALVFAEKEQEKRQQGDDFLFFEEDVRPTYKEAKELPLLERLRLERETVGFYLSGHPLEEAMELLSTYKRMTIAEAKEQKPHVSVRVAGLVESVRAIETKKKEQMAFVLLSDESGELDITVFPKQYKEHQLKLTPGDQLFIEGKLQEYSGELSLILDKCTTVETLMERAEAEREPTLYLFIPTVKEKTGLDELKKLLEDTPGDTKVVMKYESTNQVIRLSEMWNVGVDASFITKLKGLLGVKNVVLKNQRV
- the ytrI gene encoding sporulation membrane protein YtrI; amino-acid sequence: MRVPETPTPAVKRFLVGVVLGMLIGWLFFIYQYGDVHESLLLDIQTLESELAKQTRTIDILREDQVKQNEENERRLTVQEVRIIIANERTSKLSEWTLYELKDLIEQEVEDVRNKDIAHVAESRFFLQRMLENKTFTVNQQEYQVSLIQLFLYTTLEVHVEVHEASSQS
- a CDS encoding DRTGG domain-containing protein, whose translation is MTKHEQILQHIRTLEVGNKISVRHIAKILQVSEGTAYRAIKDAENQGLVSTIERVGTIRIEKKIKENIERLTFAEVVNIVEGTVLGGRNGLYKTLNKFVIGAMKADAMMRYVEANNLLIVGNRDTVHELALKAGSAVLVTGGFDTSEEVKKLADELQLPIISTSYDTFTVATMINRAIYDQLIKKEILSVEDILIPITQTSYLTTDQHVSTYHELNKATGHSRYPVIDEAGRIQGIVTSKDIIGSALHLEIEKVMTKQPIVATEKTSVASAAHMMVWEGIELLPVIGTSKKLIGIISRQDVLKALQMVQRQPHVGDTIEDLVTRHLEDVSTTKETRFKLDVTPQMTSHLGTISYGVMTTIMSEAASRALRRFKKGDLVVENMTIFFIKPVQIDASIHIHPNVLEVGRKFGKVDVEIYHEDQMVGKAMLMAQLIDR
- a CDS encoding DHH family phosphoesterase; the protein is MTDVKKRIIEEIKQWDSIIILRHVRPDPDAIGSQAGLKELILTFFPDKKVYLGGETEPSLSFLSEMDEISEETFEQSLVIACDTANTERIDDERYQKASKLIKIDHHPEVDRYGDIQWVSTDASSTCEMITELYLELSNDTPENDLARLLYAGIVADTGRFKFSNTTEKTFRYASFLINASFSRDEIHEKLYEKKRNVMKLEGFVLSNVDVMPSGAAAIKLTKSVLENYQVTSKDSSAIVNCFSTLEGLKAWVFFVEEEDIIRVRLRSKEPIINTLAEQYNGGGHPMASGASVATWEEADELIKKLNQLCEDAS
- a CDS encoding YtrH family sporulation protein, producing the protein MKVDKDFLATLIIDFFVAFGVIVGGSFLGGIGAYLIGKPPLTIMNDLATTLKIWALVAAIGGTFDAISTIERGIFEGTHADIVKTSIIIVAALFGAHSGSVFIQWLTQEGLR